One window of Mauremys reevesii isolate NIE-2019 linkage group 4, ASM1616193v1, whole genome shotgun sequence genomic DNA carries:
- the PPP1R36 gene encoding protein phosphatase 1 regulatory subunit 36 isoform X2: MQPMIKIAPGVWYWKEDTKTLEFASSIPAADAKEKLKKGKTIHFQEMGSKTLDRSTPSMFRDLFGARFPEKRMNIQEEKSPRLSKRGQNECITLDDVKYAALFLVQEDESYHIPSFTAVMRSKQLDEFLMALLFYLSYYLEKIALEKKPKSFMVNPSVLDQKELEETLAKLAGTKKHLAKVYCILILGLGRAEQHHMACGKRKTSSTQKDREFFECFYNFCTYVSWVVFRRKHFQEIQEEVGRLLRSDIFNPALREKNSPNLQKTDVSADQRKVIFPYHRSVYARRPAIKSVVGQRSPVLSTLLPLPKDNAQYLFQNHYLHRGRTLPTCSSKDLPDYSTVELTPKGTQVGISRPSMVLSRVTTEGDYSENG; encoded by the exons ATGCAACCT aTGATAAAAATAGCCCCAGGGGTGTGGTACTGGAAAGAGGATACCAAAACACTTGAATTTGCAAG ctCCATCCCCGCCGCAGATGCTAAAGAGAAACTCAAGAAGGGCAAAACCATCCATTTTCAGGAAATGGGCAGTAAAACACTAGACAG ATCGACTCCTAGTATGTTTCGAGATTTGTTTGGTGCAAGATTCCCTGAGAAAAGAATGAATATACAAGAAGAGAAATCCCCTAGGCTGTCGAAGCGGGGACAAAATGAATGTATTACATTAGACGATGTTAAAT ATGCTGCTTTGTTTCTGGTACAAGAAGATGAATCATATCATATACCATCTTTTACAGCAGTTATGAG GAGTAAGCAGCTGGATGAGTTCCTCATGGCTCTGCTTTTCTATTTATCGTATTATCTGGAAAAAATTGCCCTGGAAAAGAAACCCAAATCTTTTATGGT AAACCCCAGTGTGTTAGACCAAAAAGAACTGGAAGAGACATTGGCTAAGCTAGCAGGAACCAAGAAACACCTTGCCAAGGTGTACTGCATCCTTATTCTTGGACTAGGAAGGGCTGAGCAGCATCACATGGCTTGTGGAAA GAGAAAAACATCATCAACACAGAAGGACCGAGAGTTCTTTGAG TGTTTCTACAACTTCTGTACATACGTGTCCTGGGTGGTGTTCAGACGGAAGCACTTCCAAGAGATTCAGGAAGAAGTGGGCAGGCTTCTTCGCTCTGACATATTTAATCCCGCATTGAGAGAAAAGAACAGCCCCAACCTGCAGAAAACAGATGTCTCTGCCGATCAGAGGAAAGTTATCTTTCCCTATCACAG GAGTGTATATGCCAGACGCCCAGCGATAAAGAGTGTCGTTGGCCAGCGCTCGCCGGTGCTCAGTACGCTACTGCCCCTGCCCAAAGACAACGCTCAGTATCTCTTCCAGAACCATTACCTGCATCGGGGCAGAACCCTTCCAACTTGCAGCAGCAAGGACCTGCCGGACTACTCCACTGTTGAGCTTACACCCAA AGGCACCCAAGTTGGAATCAGTCGCCCGAGCATGGTACTCTCAAGAGTAACTACGGAGGGGGACTACTCTGAGAACGGTTAA
- the PPP1R36 gene encoding protein phosphatase 1 regulatory subunit 36 isoform X1, whose amino-acid sequence MQPMIKIAPGVWYWKEDTKTLEFASSIPAADAKEKLKKGKTIHFQEMGSKTLDRSTPSMFRDLFGARFPEKRMNIQEEKSPRLSKRGQNECITLDDVKYAALFLVQEDESYHIPSFTAVMRSKQLDEFLMALLFYLSYYLEKIALEKKPKSFMVNPSVLDQKELEETLAKLAGTKKHLAKVYCILILGLGRAEQHHMACGKRKTSSTQKDREFFECFYNFCTYVSWVVFRRKHFQEIQEEVGRLLRSDIFNPALREKNSPNLQKTDVSADQRKVIFPYHRSVYARRPAIKSVVGQRSPVLSTLLPLPKDNAQYLFQNHYLHRGRTLPTCSSKDLPDYSTVELTPKVGIIGALRSKFNPHTLMPIGVIEEEEEEKEEEQRTKRNSFSASSYNLALSSHRGTQVGISRPSMVLSRVTTEGDYSENG is encoded by the exons ATGCAACCT aTGATAAAAATAGCCCCAGGGGTGTGGTACTGGAAAGAGGATACCAAAACACTTGAATTTGCAAG ctCCATCCCCGCCGCAGATGCTAAAGAGAAACTCAAGAAGGGCAAAACCATCCATTTTCAGGAAATGGGCAGTAAAACACTAGACAG ATCGACTCCTAGTATGTTTCGAGATTTGTTTGGTGCAAGATTCCCTGAGAAAAGAATGAATATACAAGAAGAGAAATCCCCTAGGCTGTCGAAGCGGGGACAAAATGAATGTATTACATTAGACGATGTTAAAT ATGCTGCTTTGTTTCTGGTACAAGAAGATGAATCATATCATATACCATCTTTTACAGCAGTTATGAG GAGTAAGCAGCTGGATGAGTTCCTCATGGCTCTGCTTTTCTATTTATCGTATTATCTGGAAAAAATTGCCCTGGAAAAGAAACCCAAATCTTTTATGGT AAACCCCAGTGTGTTAGACCAAAAAGAACTGGAAGAGACATTGGCTAAGCTAGCAGGAACCAAGAAACACCTTGCCAAGGTGTACTGCATCCTTATTCTTGGACTAGGAAGGGCTGAGCAGCATCACATGGCTTGTGGAAA GAGAAAAACATCATCAACACAGAAGGACCGAGAGTTCTTTGAG TGTTTCTACAACTTCTGTACATACGTGTCCTGGGTGGTGTTCAGACGGAAGCACTTCCAAGAGATTCAGGAAGAAGTGGGCAGGCTTCTTCGCTCTGACATATTTAATCCCGCATTGAGAGAAAAGAACAGCCCCAACCTGCAGAAAACAGATGTCTCTGCCGATCAGAGGAAAGTTATCTTTCCCTATCACAG GAGTGTATATGCCAGACGCCCAGCGATAAAGAGTGTCGTTGGCCAGCGCTCGCCGGTGCTCAGTACGCTACTGCCCCTGCCCAAAGACAACGCTCAGTATCTCTTCCAGAACCATTACCTGCATCGGGGCAGAACCCTTCCAACTTGCAGCAGCAAGGACCTGCCGGACTACTCCACTGTTGAGCTTACACCCAA GGTTGGCATCATTGGAGCCCTTCGCAGCAAGTTCAATCCCCATACTCTCATGCCTATTGGGGtgatagaggaggaggaggaggaaaaggaggaagaaCAAAGAACAAAGAGAAACAGTTTCTCAGCCAGTTCATATAACCTGGCTTTGTCATCCCACAGAGGCACCCAAGTTGGAATCAGTCGCCCGAGCATGGTACTCTCAAGAGTAACTACGGAGGGGGACTACTCTGAGAACGGTTAA